In Primulina huaijiensis isolate GDHJ02 chromosome 4, ASM1229523v2, whole genome shotgun sequence, the DNA window CTACTCAGGTTTCAACTTAAAATGGACATTCATCCATTAGTCCAAGCAACAAAACCTCATAAACTAAATGCTTTGTTAACTAGTTGATGTTCGTCATTTGGTCGTGAAACAATTGTCAAGTCTACTAAGTTTAACAAATTTTCCAAGAAAACGTATCATGCACAcaaacacacatgcatatactgTTATTGACTAAAACGATTTCACATGATAAACACATTTCATTATCCATATGTTGAAACCAAATCTAAGTTAAAATGTCAACATAAAATTTAGAACTTTGGCATTCCATCGATAACTGAAATCATGAAAAACAACTCGAAAACCTAAAACCCATTACATGAAAGAGGGAAAAActtcactaaaaaaaaaaaagaacgcaCCGACTAGGATGAGGCGTTTATCGGGCTTGGAGGAGCACTTCATACGGCGGAGAAGCTCTGTCATGAGATCCACCGACGTCACATCTTCCAGATTGGCCATTTTCCTCTCCTCCCTTGTTGCGAATGGTGGTGGGTGAGAAAATACGCAAGAGCAACCTCTGGATTCTTTGCTCGTGTTCTCCGACTTTCGGAGGTTTTGATGTTAATGGAGTAAGACGATTTTGCCCCTACTGCAGTACTGTgtaaatatgttatttttatttataataaactaCATGtattatcaaaactaaaatcaagaaaaatttatgtgagacgttctcatgggtcgtattgtataagacggatcttttatttagatcatccatgaaaaaatattagtttttatgctaagaatattaatttttattgtgaatataagtaaagttgactcgtctcacagataaagattcgtgagaccgtctcacaagagacattcTCATACATTATAGGTTACATGTGTTATTAGATTTTATtagatttcatatatatatatttttatatagttttactataattaaatcaatttattacTTGCTTAGCTATAAACAATTTACAAAATATGTCTGCAGTTGTAAATATTTCcaagaatattattttcttaCCTGAaagattttttcattttttcaattttaacacTGTCGAAATATAATGAAATCTTgttccaaaaaatatataaaaatgaaaattttaatattacatATTTTTAGGAATATCAAAAGATCATCAACTTTGAACAAATATTGATGACTTTTTGACCCATTTTTAATCATTCAGACACATAACatgcaaaataaaattttcaattaaatcgaATTCTTTGTGTAAGAAATTAACAGAAATAACTAATACATTAGACATCAAAAAAAGAaacatatttctattttttccaaaatatttgtaaCCTACGACTTCAGAAATACATACATACGGGCAAGGAATTGGCGCTTATTTTGGAGTATCCTCTGCTGGAAATGCTTCTGGTGCTCATATCATGAGACAGAAGTAAAGCCATCTAAAATAACACGAAAGGATCTGAAATAATACAGGTAACAGATACATCCCAAATACACCACCCTACCATGTATACGAAAAAACTCGACCGCAAAAAACGATTCCGGAAATCTCTGTGATTTCTTTAATGCTTCTGCTTCTGCTTCCACTAGAAGATCACCACAGCATTTTGGAACATATGCAGGAACTCAAGTCATTTGTCACATAGCAAAATGGTAGTAGCCAAATTAAGAGCTAGAAGCTAATAGTGTCTTGCTTGTCTGAAGGGGCTGTACAATGCCACAAGGAACAATATGCTGGAATACTAGTAGCATCGATACCAAGTGAGGCGAGGTTCCGTCCATACTCCTGAATATTATAGAAAAGTGTGCAATTGAGTAAAAACACAACCGAGCAAATTCCATGAACAAGGatgttgtgaatttttttttgaggaAAGGGCTACCACCTGGATATCAAGAAATAACTGCATAAATAATTTGTCTATCTCGGAAACGTTATGATCTGAGACATCTGAACTTGCGCCAGCTCTTCTTTGCGCACCTAAACGTATTTTTTGAATCGATGACTCTGTTTTTCGGGCCTGTCAACAAGTTTAAatagtcaaaaaaaaattttcacaaaAGCATATCCTGTCCTTCAATAAAACTTAAACACAGTAAAGTTTCCACTCAATGAAAAGCCCCATCATGCAGAAGGCAGTGACTCAATAAGAATGAGTCCAATGATGCTGTGTTGAACCTCAGAGGGGTTATTCAGGAAAATAGTAACAACCCTAGTTTTTTTTTCAGCAacataaagaaaatgattgagGTGTGCACGTGTAACACAGAAGTACCTTCAATTATAGTTCTTCACATCTCTTTCCCCATACTACTCAACTACCTTCAAatagatattaaatttatattttgttttgtcTACAAATGCTGACTTTTAAAAGGAGAAATATCTTGTTCTTTGGGACGTATATATTTCTTTGGGACGTCAAAACACATCCGTCCCTCAGATCTACAATTTGTAATACTGGCACGAGCATCTAATTggcatttatttaataaatgatgaggaaaaaaattaatcgTGGAAAAACGAGGAAGATATCCAGAACACTAAATAATCAGCATACCATATTGATGAGCTCGGCAGCTAATTCATAATATCGATGAGTGATCTCATTTGCAGTTCCATGTAAGAGTTCCTCACGAAGCTCACTGGTTAGATATGTAACAGCTCGCTCTCCGTCCAGAAAAGCCTGCAAAGAGTAGGAAAGTTATAGTACAAGGTTTTCTGTCTGAAGCAGCTAAAATTGAAGCAACACGCCAGCAGAAGCACGAGAGATAAAGGTAGAGAGAACATCAGTTATGCTTGGGATCAATTCCTCATCCGTCCATAATATTAAACAGAAGTTCatgtatttttttcatattagcAATTAAATGACATCTGAAATCAATTTTTTCTATTATATAAGATTCTGGACTCTGGAGCTTAAAAAATAGCCGTACCTTTAGAGGGCGCAATACACTAGATACATAAGGTGAATGTCTAACAGGTAGAGGCTTGTTGGTCATCCTACATGTGGCAGTTATTCCCTTCAATTGTCGCAAGTCCTGCACAATTTGTTCTAAAACTAATAAGAGTAATTCCTAATGAGTAAGTATTCATCTCAGGTCAAAATAACTGTAAATACAATGAGAAGGTACTACAAAATTCCTACTTAAATTTATAGCCATATAGCCTATAAGCACAGATAGCATAACAAAATCAATTAGAATACAAAATTTGTGCTGCTGGCTCACCTCCAAAGACTTCTCAACTAGAGTTTCCACTATCAAATTTATTACGAGAGGCTGAAGAACTCTGAGGGAGTTTCCACCGTGTAAAATACTCTGCTTCACAAGGTCAAGTATTTCAACAGGACACAACTTGAGAAGTTCAAGAACATGCCCTAGACAGTCACCACAAACTTCCTCCACCAAGCATTTTAAATCATGAATTATCTGTGAAACAAAAACTAATCAacgaatttgaaataaaaatattttgcataCCGTAAGATGGCTGTAGATTTTACATTAGCATTCATATAGGATACTACCAAAAACTGTCAACAATAAAAAGGATCGTCGGGGAACAATAAGttatgattaaataataaatagcaTCAAGAAAGAAATACTGGCAAGGTTAGAACTAAAttcatatttatgtaaatacatGCCATGTGacatattaaaagaaaatggccTTCGGACTTGCAGAATTCGGTGCTTAGCAAGTTCTCTGTTTTTTTCCTTCTCATGCTATCCCTGGGGGCTTCAGGGATATATGTACAAGGCTTGGCATAGTACAATCTTTTTCACTTGGAATAGAGGACAAAGGATCAAATTTTTACAAATGTAACATGCGTGGAATTTGCAAAACTGAAAGCCACTGATTGGAACAATATATGAGAACAAAGTCTTGGGTCTTCCCACGGTGGTACACAGAGGCTTAAATAATACTGAAGTTTTCAATAAGAAAAACACAGCAAAATACCACTAAATATGGTCTTCATAACTATTttaacgtgtaataattttgaCTTTTTAGGTCCAATAGATCATTAAAAACAATGTTTTTTAAAGCCCAATGTTGTCCTAGTGAGAAATAGGTTCATGGAACAAACTAATTTTTTGCACAGAAGAATTGAATTGTAATAGAACATGAGATACATACATAAAGGAAATCATCTGGGGTTGCAGAAATAGCCCATTCAGATCCAGTATTAGCGCTAGTATTCCTGGCTCTGCGAGCATTTAATCCAGCTGACAACCAGCTCGAGTATCTACATCCATAAGAAAGTTAAATTTTCCAAATGTTAAGTTAAATTCAGAAATCATTATAACCATGAAATTTCTAGCCctacaaaataaaaatgcacAGACCTTGAAAGAAGTTGCAAAAATAAACGTAAAAATTTGTCTGAGCAAGAAAGAACAAGAACGTCATCCGCCCAGCACGACCTCAAGCAATCCATAAGAGAAATACTTTGCCtcaataataaattttgagaattttgcTGGATTGTGGTAGAGTTCTGAGAGGGAACAAGTGAAGTAATCATAAGTTCAGAATCCAAAGCACCGGCTATTTCCTGAAACCTGAGAAAATGAATCAAATACTCCATATTGTTGCATTTTCCTTTTGACCTACTTCACAGCCTTCCCCATAGGAATGAAAGTCCCCAGACGAATCAGAAGAGGAAATATAAATTGCGTTCATACCTCAATGAGAAGTAAATCCCGGTGTTCCATTGTTTCATAAACTCTATATAGACTGCCTCTGCCCGGAGTTTAACAACTTCAGACCTAGTGGGGCAGTAACCTTGCACAGCAACAAAAAGCATGATGAATTAATTACAATAAAATAATGTAGCGTATTAAACTACATAATTTATCAAGTGCTTCTCAAATACCTTCTAGATAAGCCAAAAAATCTAGGCTTGACTTATAATTTTGGAGAAACTGTGCAGGCCTTCCTGGAGAGAAAGCCCCTGGTTTTCCTGTTTGGATGGCTGATAAAACCTCTTTGAGAATGGAATTTGCCAGAAAGCTAAATACATGTAGACCTGAATTTTCTGCGCAtgtttaaacaaataaatgatCAGCCTGAAGGGAGAAGAGAATTTCCATGCCTCGCGAATTGTAAGACAGAAATAAATAGCTCATAAGAAAATATGGTAGAGTGCAATTCAGATTGCATGCACAAGCAGGTGTGAAAATCTTATATGCACACAAGAAAAAATTAGGATGACAAGCATTTAGCCTGGAAAAAATCTAGTGATTCGAAGCAATTCATTGTGAAGCTGTGATACTAGCACACCCTGAATCGAGAGTGATTAACTTAACCAAGAAAATCTAGAATTTGAACTTAAAATGACTCTTTTCAGCCAAACAATTCCTGGACAACAGCATTGGTATATGGTTTCTTTTTGACTGGACAGCAAGCAAACCTGTAAAAGATATATCTAATAAAAATTTGCAATCATCTCTAATGTACTGCTTGATTCTTTCATATTCTTGCTCGAGATCATCTGTGGATGACATGCCAACTGCTCGAGATGATCTGTGAGGGATAaccatctgtatgaatggagCAACAACTGTAGAGAGATAAATTTCTTCAGGGCTATTCGCATTATCAATAGCAGCATATGCACGTAAACAATTGTATATTGCATGTGCATCCCTGTTCTCGACTCCATCTACAAAACAGTGTACCAAGCATGTTTCCAGTAACAAGCTAGCATTATGGATCCTCTTCTCCATATTCTCAATGAAGGGCAAATTCTGTACTGCCATCACATGGAAGGAATCAAGATACGTAATTTACGAGCCCAGATTGGCACTATAAATCTAAATGGAAGTCAAGGCTAAAAATGGTGGAGCAAAATATTTGATGACTATCATTGTCCGTTGCTTTGCAGAAGAAGAAGGATTAAAAGATGTGGAAGAAACTATTGGAGGAAGGAGCAAGGTAGACCTGTGCATGAGCAATATAAAACTTCAGACGATTCATTTCACTAACAATTCTCTCCAGAAACATGCTTTGTGTCTCCCTGAGGTTCGTTCCATTTTCTATGTGTTGAGAGGATATACCATTGCTTAATTGACTCTTCTTGGCAGAATTCAAATTTCCACTGGAACAACATGCAGGAACACTGGGCAACTCCTTTATCAACTTTTCAACCTGAACCAGTATAATTTGAATTGATCAAACGTAAATAACAAACACTAGGGAACAGCTCCAGTATAATTTGAATTGATCAAACGTAAATAACAAACACTAGGGACAAGCTGTTCAGCTGTTCAACTACTTCTAAGGCGCACAAACTGTTGGAGAAATTTTGGAAAGGACGCATATTTGGTCTGAACACTTTTCTCTACTACAATCAATCTAACGATGCAACCAAACAGAAATATACAATCAATCTAATGATGCAACAAACAGAAATATATCACGCAAGTATGGTCTATCAAAAGCCAATCTCAGATAGATGCTGTGGGCTGAGCCACTAAAATACAGCTTGAACTGCCGGATACGACCATGTACATGTTCAACACTACAAGCTACTGTTATTAGTTATTACCAGCATCAGCAAGAGTGTTTCACAAGGAATTATCGACGATAATGAAATTGTAAACCAAAAACAAAGACCATTTCTCGCAATTGGTTTGGTAAGCTGAAGCATAAAAAAGCAGCAGGCTAAAACATTGATTTAGCGAGCAAATTTTGGGTGCTTTAGCATTGATTTAGCTAGTAAATGTCAACCTAACAACAAACTTCAGAAAATCTGACCTTAGAAACAACATGAAACGTGTCCAGCAACAACTCCAACACTTCCCTCGCCTCGTTGGCTTGTGCTCTCTGCTTGAGCTTGCTTTGCATCGCCATCAACGAGCCCTCAACCGATCCCCGGAAAGACAAAATCTTCTCCTTTATCTCGAGCAGTGGAGCCCGCATCCTCACCACTGCAGCGTCCACGTCGACGAGCTTGGTGCTGAGGCTCACGAAATCTGAGTAGTCTCGATTGATAAGCTCTACGAGTTCATGCTTCAGATCACCCAAATGC includes these proteins:
- the LOC140975662 gene encoding conserved oligomeric Golgi complex subunit 2-like isoform X3 — encoded protein: MATELLHSPLPKSATDLLGDPIEDSHPLWLNSSKFSDQEFDPESYILDLRTFVPFDTLRSELRSHLGDLKHELVELINRDYSDFVSLSTKLVDVDAAVVRMRAPLLEIKEKILSFRGSVEGSLMAMQSKLKQRAQANEAREVLELLLDTFHVVSKVEKLIKELPSVPACCSSGNLNSAKKSQLSNGISSQHIENGTNLRETQSMFLERIVSEMNRLKFYIAHAQNLPFIENMEKRIHNASLLLETCLVHCFVDGVENRDAHAIYNCLRAYAAIDNANSPEEIYLSTVVAPFIQMVIPHRSSRAVGMSSTDDLEQEYERIKQYIRDDCKFLLDISFTENSGLHVFSFLANSILKEVLSAIQTGKPGAFSPGRPAQFLQNYKSSLDFLAYLEGYCPTRSEVVKLRAEAVYIEFMKQWNTGIYFSLRFQEIAGALDSELMITSLVPSQNSTTIQQNSQNLLLRQSISLMDCLRSCWADDVLVLSCSDKFLRLFLQLLSRYSSWLSAGLNARRARNTSANTGSEWAISATPDDFLYIIHDLKCLVEEVCGDCLGHVLELLKLCPVEILDLVKQSILHGGNSLRVLQPLVINLIVETLVEKSLEAFLDGERAVTYLTSELREELLHGTANEITHRYYELAAELINMARKTESSIQKIRLGAQRRAGASSDVSDHNVSEIDKLFMQLFLDIQEYGRNLASLGIDATSIPAYCSLWHCTAPSDKQDTISF
- the LOC140975662 gene encoding conserved oligomeric Golgi complex subunit 2-like isoform X1, with the protein product MATELLHSPLPKSATDLLGDPIEDSHPLWLNSSKFSDQEFDPESYILDLRTFVPFDTLRSELRSHLGDLKHELVELINRDYSDFVSLSTKLVDVDAAVVRMRAPLLEIKEKILSFRGSVEGSLMAMQSKLKQRAQANEAREVLELLLDTFHVVSKVEKLIKELPSVPACCSSGNLNSAKKSQLSNGISSQHIENGTNLRETQSMFLERIVSEMNRLKFYIAHAQNLPFIENMEKRIHNASLLLETCLVHCFVDGVENRDAHAIYNCLRAYAAIDNANSPEEIYLSTVVAPFIQMVIPHRSSRAVGMSSTDDLEQEYERIKQYIRDDCKFLLDISFTENSGLHVFSFLANSILKEVLSAIQTGKPGAFSPGRPAQFLQNYKSSLDFLAYLEGYCPTRSEVVKLRAEAVYIEFMKQWNTGIYFSLRFQEIAGALDSELMITSLVPSQNSTTIQQNSQNLLLRQSISLMDCLRSCWADDVLVLSCSDKFLRLFLQLLSRYSSWLSAGLNARRARNTSANTGSEWAISATPDDFLYIIHDLKCLVEEVCGDCLGHVLELLKLCPVEILDLVKQSILHGGNSLRVLQPLVINLIVETLVEKSLEDLRQLKGITATCRMTNKPLPVRHSPYVSSVLRPLKAFLDGERAVTYLTSELREELLHGTANEITHRYYELAAELINMARKTESSIQKIRLGAQRRAGASSDVSDHNVSEIDKLFMQLFLDIQEYGRNLASLGIDATSIPAYCSLWHCTAPSDKQDTISF
- the LOC140975662 gene encoding conserved oligomeric Golgi complex subunit 2-like isoform X2, whose translation is MATELLHSPLPKSATDLLGDPIEDSHPLWLNSSKFSDQEFDPESYILDLRTFVPFDTLRSELRSHLGDLKHELVELINRDYSDFVSLSTKLVDVDAAVVRMRAPLLEIKEKILSFRGSVEGSLMAMQSKLKQRAQANEAREVLELLLDTFHVVSKVEKLIKELPSVPACCSSGNLNSAKKSQLSNGISSQHIENGTNLRETQSMFLERIVSEMNRLKFYIAHAQNLPFIENMEKRIHNASLLLETCLVHCFVDGVENRDAHAIYNCLRAYAAIDNANSPEEIYLSTVVAPFIQMVIPHRSSRAVGMSSTDDLEQEYERIKQYIRDDCKFLLDISFTENSGLHVFSFLANSILKEVLSAIQTGKPGAFSPGRPAQFLQNYKSSLDFLAYLEGYCPTRSEVVKLRAEAVYIEFMKQWNTGIYFSLRFQEIAGALDSELMITSLVPSQNSTTIQQNSQNLLLRQSISLMDCLRSCWADDVLVLSCSDKFLRLFLQLLSRYSSWLSAGLNARRARNTSANTGSEWAISATPDDFLYIIHDLKCLVEEVCGDCLGHVLELLKLCPVEILDLVKQSILHGGNSLRVLQPLVINLIVETLVEKSLEDLRQLKGITATCRMTNKPLPVRHSPYVSSVLRPLKAFLDGERAVTYLTSELREELLHGTANEITHRYYELAAELINMARKTESSIQKIRLGAQRRAGASSDVSDHNVSEIDKLFMQLFLDIQWKQKQKH
- the LOC140975662 gene encoding conserved oligomeric Golgi complex subunit 2-like isoform X4, which encodes MATELLHSPLPKSATDLLGDPIEDSHPLWLNSSKFSDQEFDPESYILDLRTFVPFDTLRSELRSHLGDLKHELVELINRDYSDFVSLSTKLVDVDAAVVRMRAPLLEIKEKILSFRGSVEGSLMAMQSKLKQRAQANEAREVLELLLDTFHVVSKVEKLIKELPSVPACCSSGNLNSAKKSQLSNGISSQHIENGTNLRETQSMFLERIVSEMNRLKFYIAHAQNLPFIENMEKRIHNASLLLETCLVHCFVDGVENRDAHAIYNCLRAYAAIDNANSPEEIYLSTVVAPFIQMVIPHRSSRAVGMSSTDDLEQEYERIKQYIRDDCKFLLDISFTENSGLHVFSFLANSILKEVLSAIQTGKPGAFSPGRPAQFLQNYKSSLDFLAYLEGYCPTRSEVVKLRAEAVYIEFMKQWNTGIYFSLRFQEIAGALDSELMITSLVPSQNSTTIQQNSQNLLLRQSISLMDCLRSCWADDVLVLSCSDKFLRLFLQLLSRYSSWLSAGLNARRARNTSANTGSEWAISATPDDFLYIIHDLKCLVEEVCGDCLGHVLELLKLCPVEILDLVKQSILHGGNSLRVLQPLVINLIVETLVEKSLEDLRQLKGITATCRMTNKPLPVRHSPYVSSVLRPLKAFLDGERAVTYLTSELREELLHGTANEITHRYYELAAELINMEYGRNLASLGIDATSIPAYCSLWHCTAPSDKQDTISF